The genomic window ACCCGACCAGACCGTAATCAACATATGCGGTGACGGCAGTTTCCAGATGAACCTGGCGGAGATGGCCACTGCTGTTGAAAACGGCCTTTCTCTGAAAATGATTCTTTTCAACAATCAGGGGCTAGGCCTGGTCAGGCAGCTCCAGGAATTTTACTGTAAAAAGCGTTACAGTCAGGTGAATTTCAGCTTCGTGCCCGACTTTGTAAAACTGGCCGAAAGTTACAGAATAGCAGGAATGAGAATAGGGAACCGCGATGAACTGCCCGGGGCTCTGGACCGGCTTATTTCAGAAAAGGGATGCTTTTTGCTGGAATGTATGGTGGACATAAATGAAAATGTTTATCCTATGGTATTGAATGGCTCGCCCATCAATGAAATGATAGGAGGATGAAGCCCATGAAGACAACGCTATCAGTTCTGGTGGAAAATCATCCCGGAGTCCTTTCCCGGGTAGCAGGCCTTTTTTCCCGCCGGGGATTTAATATCGATAGCCTGGCGGTGGGTACCACAGAAAATCCGGACATTTCCCGCATGACCATAGTGGTAGACGGAGATGAATATATTGTCGAGCAGGTAAAAAAGCAATTGAACAAACTGGTAGATGTAATAAAGGTCAGCAAAATAATCCCCGAAGAGTCGGTGAGCCGGGAACTGGTCTTAATAAAAGTGGATGCCGAGCCCCAGGTAAGGTCTGAAATAATTCACATAGCAGAAATTTTCAGGGCCAACATTGTGGATGTGAGCCGCAAGTCCATGATTATAGAGCTTACCGGCGACAAGGATAAGGTCAGTGCTTTTGAGGAATTATTAAAACCTTTTGGTATAAAAGAATTAGTCCGCACCGGCATTATAGCCGTGAATAGAGGAACAAAAACAATAAAAATTGAGGAGGAAGAATGATTATGGCAAAAATGTATTATGACAAGGATGCAGATTTAAAATTACTGGAGGGCAAGACCGTCGCTGTCATAGGTTACGGCAGCCAGGGACATGGCCATGCACTGAATTTAAAGGACAGCGGAGTAAATGTGGTCGTGGGATTATATGAGGGTTCAAAATCCTGGAAAGCCGCCGAAGAGGCAGGCCTGGCCGTAAAAACCGTCAGCGAGGCCGCAAAAGAGGCCGACATCATCATGATACTGGTACCGGACCATGTGCAGGCAAAGATTTATGAAGAAGAGATTAAACCCAACTTAAAAGAGGGCAATGCCCTGGCTTTTGCCCATGGATTCAACATCAGGTACCATCAGATTGTTCCTCCGGATTTTGTGGATGTATTTATGATAGCTCCCAAAGGACCGGGACACCTGGTGAGAAGGATGTACCAGCAGGGTGCCGGAGTTCCCTGCCTCGTGGCGGTGGAACGCGATTATACCGGGAAAGCCAGGGATATCGCTCTGGCCTATGCCAAGGGTATTGGAGGAACCAGAGCCGGAGTCATCGAGACCACATTTGCGGAAGAAACCGAAACAGACCTTTTCGGCGAACAGTGCGTGCTTTGCGGAGGTCTGACGGAACTCATCAAAGCAGGATTTGAAACTCTGGTCAATGCCGGTTATCAGCCTGAAATAGCATATTTTGAGTGTCTCAATGAGATGAAGTTAATCGTGGATATGATTTACGAAGGCGGCATCGGCTGGATGAGGTATTCCATCAGTGATACGGCAAAATACGGTGACATCACCGTGGGCAAGAGGATTATCAATGAAGATACCCGCAAGGAAATGAAGAAGGTACTGGATGAGATTGTGACAGGAGAGTTTGCCAGAAGGTGGATCCTGGAAAATCAGGCAAACCGCCCGGTTTATAAGACAATTCTTGCAAGGGAAGCAGAACATCCCATTGAAAAGGTGGGGGCAGAGCTCAGAAGCATGATGCCATGGCTTAAAAAGAAGTGAGAAGTGAGAGGTCGGAAGTGGGATCGGTGGGAAAATGAGGAAAGGAGGCAAGAAAAATGGCCAGTAAAATAGAGATCTTCGATACTACTCTCCGAGATGGAGAACAATCACCAGGAGTGTCGCTGAATTCCTATGAAAAACTGGAGATTGCAAAACAGCTGGCAAAATTGCAGGTGGATGTCATAGAAGCCGGGTTTCCTATAGCATCCAATGGGGACTTTAATGCTGTCAAAACCATAGCGGAAAATGTCAAGGGCCCCGTCATAGCGGGCCTTGCCAGAGCAAACTTTAAAGATATAGACAGGGCCGCCGAAGCCGTAAAAGCGGCGGAACGGCCCCGCATTCATACTTTTATTGCGTCCTCTCCCATTCACATGAAATATAAGCTAAAGATGACACCGGAACAGGTGCTGGAAGCGGCGGTAGAAGCCGTTAAAAGGGCAAAATCCTACGTAGAGGATGTGGAATTTTCGGCAGAAGATGCATCAAGGTCCGAAGTGGAGTTTCTCTGTAAGCTGTTTTCTGCTGCCATAAATGCAGGGGCTACGGTCATAAACATCCCCGATACTGTGGGATACGCCACACCGGAGGAGTTTGGCAGTCTGGTGAAAACCCTGCGGGAAAGGGTCCCCGAGATGGATAAGGTAAAAATCAGCGTCCACTGCCACAACGACCTGGGTATGGCGGTAGCCAATTCTCTGGCGGCGGTACAAAACGGCGCCACCCAGATAGAATGTGCCGTCAACGGTCTGGGGGAGCGGGCGGGAAATGCGGCCCTGGAAGAGGTGGTAATGGCCCTTGTAACTCGAAAAGATTTATACAATGTTGACCTCAACATAGATACAAAGCACATATACCGCACCAGCAAGCTGGTAAGCACCCTTTCGGGTATATATGTGCAACCCAACAAGGCCATCGTAGGAGCCAATGCCTTTGCCCATGAATCGGGCATACACCAGCACGGAGTACTATCGGAAAAGTCTACTTATGAGATCATGACACCGGAGTCTATCGGTCTTTCATCCAACAGGTTGGTGCTGGGGAAGCTCTCCGGTCGCCACGCCTTTGCCCAGAGGTTGAAAAAAATGGGATATGAACTAGACGATGAGGAATTGAATAAAGCTTTTGAGAGGTTTAAGGACCTGGCGGATAAGAAAAAGGAAATCACCGATAAGGATATTGAAGCCCTGGTGGAAGACCAGGTTTTGAAGATACCTCAACTTATAGTGCTGGAATACTTTCAGACTTCCAGCGGAAATCAGACCATATCCACAGCCACCGTAAAGGTAAAAATAGGAGAAAAAAGCGTGGAGGAGGCCTCTACCGGTGACGGACCTATTGATGCCACCTACAGGGCTCTGGAGCGGGCCTGCAATATAGACTGTAAACTGGTGGATTATTCCATTAAATCGGTATCCGGAGGAAAGGATGCCATGGGAGAAGTCATAGTTAAGATAGAAAAAGATGGTAAATTATTCACCGGAAGAGGGCTGAGCACCGATATCATAGAGGCCAGTGCCCTGGCTTATACCAATGCACTGAACAAAACCCTTTGGAACAACGGCAACGGAAGGTGAAAACCTATGGGCATGACCATAACTCAAAAGATACTCGCTAGACACTGCCATAAGGAATTTGTAGAGCCTGGAGAACTCATCATGGCCGACGTGGAC from Biomaibacter acetigenes includes these protein-coding regions:
- the ilvN gene encoding acetolactate synthase small subunit; amino-acid sequence: MKTTLSVLVENHPGVLSRVAGLFSRRGFNIDSLAVGTTENPDISRMTIVVDGDEYIVEQVKKQLNKLVDVIKVSKIIPEESVSRELVLIKVDAEPQVRSEIIHIAEIFRANIVDVSRKSMIIELTGDKDKVSAFEELLKPFGIKELVRTGIIAVNRGTKTIKIEEEE
- the ilvC gene encoding ketol-acid reductoisomerase, which codes for MAKMYYDKDADLKLLEGKTVAVIGYGSQGHGHALNLKDSGVNVVVGLYEGSKSWKAAEEAGLAVKTVSEAAKEADIIMILVPDHVQAKIYEEEIKPNLKEGNALAFAHGFNIRYHQIVPPDFVDVFMIAPKGPGHLVRRMYQQGAGVPCLVAVERDYTGKARDIALAYAKGIGGTRAGVIETTFAEETETDLFGEQCVLCGGLTELIKAGFETLVNAGYQPEIAYFECLNEMKLIVDMIYEGGIGWMRYSISDTAKYGDITVGKRIINEDTRKEMKKVLDEIVTGEFARRWILENQANRPVYKTILAREAEHPIEKVGAELRSMMPWLKKK
- a CDS encoding 2-isopropylmalate synthase; this encodes MASKIEIFDTTLRDGEQSPGVSLNSYEKLEIAKQLAKLQVDVIEAGFPIASNGDFNAVKTIAENVKGPVIAGLARANFKDIDRAAEAVKAAERPRIHTFIASSPIHMKYKLKMTPEQVLEAAVEAVKRAKSYVEDVEFSAEDASRSEVEFLCKLFSAAINAGATVINIPDTVGYATPEEFGSLVKTLRERVPEMDKVKISVHCHNDLGMAVANSLAAVQNGATQIECAVNGLGERAGNAALEEVVMALVTRKDLYNVDLNIDTKHIYRTSKLVSTLSGIYVQPNKAIVGANAFAHESGIHQHGVLSEKSTYEIMTPESIGLSSNRLVLGKLSGRHAFAQRLKKMGYELDDEELNKAFERFKDLADKKKEITDKDIEALVEDQVLKIPQLIVLEYFQTSSGNQTISTATVKVKIGEKSVEEASTGDGPIDATYRALERACNIDCKLVDYSIKSVSGGKDAMGEVIVKIEKDGKLFTGRGLSTDIIEASALAYTNALNKTLWNNGNGR